Within the Paenibacillus sp. AN1007 genome, the region GGAAGTGAAGCGATTTATCGCAGAGCCATTGCAGCACTTGCGATAGAAGTTCTGGATGAGTCGGACCTTTTTGGCAGACAGCCTGATCAAAGCAGCTCCATTGTTAACCAGAAGCTTCTCAGCATGATTGGTCACGGTGATGTGCTTACGATTGAGAATGCCTTATGGCAGCCGGATATTGAATGGCTCGAGAAGATACCTGAACGGCAGTATATGAAGCTGCTCATCCAGTTATCAGCAGCGGTCGTTCGCATTCGTAAAGGTTTTAGTATAGGACGCTCCTTGTCAGGACCAAGAATGAATGCAGCTGCTGGTCAATCGGCGGAGCAGGTTGAACCGCGAGTACCTGGTTTTATGGCTTCCCGTTTGTGCAGCGTATTATCCTCGCAGCTTGAAGTGTCGTTCTCCGAGGAGGAGCAGGCTTATTTTCATCAATTACTGGTGGACACGGAGCAGCTGCTTCATTCTTCGCGTCTGCTGCCGATTGATGATCTGATTTTGATGGACAGAGTGCATTCACTTATAGATCAGATGCAGGAAAGAACAGATTATGCCTTCCAAGAGGATCGCTTACTTCGAGAAGGATTGATTGCACATATGGTGCCTGTGATGGAAAGGCTTGAGGGACATCAGGTCATTCGTAATCCGCTGCTGCAGCAGATTCGCAAAGATTATGACCTTCTTTTCGAACAAGTCAAAAAGTCAGTGCTGCAGGCCTGGCCCGGAGCAGATGTTCCGGATGAAGAGATCGGTTTTCTCGTCATGCATTTTGGGGCATCGATCGAACGGCTGCGTGCTTTAAAGCAGGAAATCCGGGCGATTATCGTGTGCAGCAGCGGCATTGGTTCCTCGCGCATGCTGTCCAGCCGGCTGTCCAAAGAGTTTCCCGAAATCCGGATTATAGACAGCGTCTCTTGGTACGAAGCTGCTCGAATGCCAGCCGAAGAATACGATCTTGTTCTATCCACCGTCGATTTGCCAATGGAGGAAGAGCAGTATTATAAGGTCAGTCCGCTTCTGACTGCAGAAGAGAGTGAACGGCTCCGGCATTTTATTAAGACAAGAACATTACGGCGACAGCATCACAAAGCGCATGCTGGCAGGAGGAACGAGACAGCGGAGCGTTATTCGGACTCTGACGGCATGGAAGCGACACTGCTTGAAATCGTGCGTATTATTGGTCAATTTCAGGTGTATGCACTGGACAATGCTCATCTTGATTTTGCCCAAAGTGTGCTTGCCATGTGTACGTCTGCTCATCGATCGGGTGTATTGAAAGACCCAGGAGAGGTTGCCAAGCTGCTTGAGGTGCGTGAGGCGATGGGAAGTCAGAAGATCCCCGGTACTCGGCTGGCCCTGTTTCATACACGGAGTGAGAGCATCTACAGGCCATCCATCCATCTGTTCCAGCTGGAGGAACCGCTGCTTCGGACCATGGATGATCCGGAGGGAGTGAGCGAAGTACTGCTGATGCTTGGTCCAAAGGCATTGTCGAAGGAAAGTCTGGAGGTTCTCAGCGAGATTAGCGCACTGCTGCTGCAGGAAGAGATGGTTTCGCTGCTGGGCAGGGGAAACAGGGATGATATCATTCACTACCTGTCTCGGGAACTGGTTGGATTTTATCGCAGTAAAAATGAAATGGGAGGGCAATAAGATGAGTATGTTAACAACAGACAAAGTCATCATGAACGCGACGGCTCAGGATAAATACGAGGCAATTCGCATGGCAGGACAGATGTTGAAGGATGCTGGACATATTACGGCAGAGTATATTGACAAAATGCTGGAGCGTGAAGAGATTGTATCCACTTATGTTGGTAACGGACTCGCCATTCCTCACGGTACGAAAGAGTCCAAAGCTTTCATTCTCTCTACCGGAATATCGGTGATTCAGTTCCCGCAGGGGGTTGATTTTGGAGAGGAAAAAGCATATATGGTGATCGGTATCGCAGCTCAAGGCGGAGAACACATGGAGATCCTGACGAGTATTGCGGTGATCTGTGCCGAAGAAGAAAATATGGAAGCGCTGCGTCATGCAAAAACAGCATCAGAAGTCATTACGATTCTGGAAAGTGAAATGGAGTTATGAAGGCTCTACACTTTGGTGCAGGCAATATTGGACGTGGATTTATCGGCTTGATTTTGTCCCGTGCCGGATATGCGGTGACGTTCTCGGATGTGAATCAGGAACTGGTGAATGCTCTTCAGCAGCGTGGTGAGTATACTGTCGAGCTTGCTAACGAGAATAAGGATCAGGAGATGGTATCCGGAGTAAAGGCAATTGATGGACGTGAACTCCAGACCGTCGCTGAGACAGTGGTTGAAGCTGATCTGATTACAACCGCAGTGGGAGTAACTGTGCTGAAGCGCATTGCTCCAGGCATTGCCGAAGGTCTGGAGCAAAGAAGACGTGCAGGTCCTGTGCAAAAGCCGCTGCATATCATCGCTTGTGAAAATGCGATCGGTGGAAGCGCGCAGCTGAAAGATCATGTATATGCTTTGCTGGATGAGCAGGCACGGGCGTTTGCCGATCAATATGTTTATTTTCCGAATTCAGCCGTTGACCGGATTGTGCCGATTCAGAATCATGAGGACCCGCTGCATGTTCAAGTAGAGCCTTTTTATGAGTGGGTAGTGGATCGCTCCCAGATGGCGCCTGCTTTTAAACCTATAGATGGTATTATCTATGTGGAGGATCTGGAACCCTACATTGAGCGTAAACTGTTTACCGTAAATACGGGTCACTGCGCTGCGGCATACATCGGTTATGTGAACGGATATGATACGATACAAAAGGCCATTACCGATGAAAACGTGAAATCGGTTGTCTACGGGATACTGCAGGAAACAGGCCGCGTGCTGGTGAAACGATTTGGCTTCAACCCCGAAGAACATGAGCAGTATATTGTGAAAATATTGGGGCGGTTCGTTAATCCTTATCTGACCGATGAGGTAACTCGTGTAGGACGCTCGCCGATCCGCAAGCTGTCTCCGAACGACCGGCTTGTCCGCCCGGCACTTCTGGCGCATGCGGAAGGCATGGAGGTGACTTATCTGGCTAAGGCCATGGCGGCAGCGTGCAGATTCAATGCGGCTGATGATCATGAGGCTGTCGAGCTGCAGAGCATGATTCGGGAAAAAGGTGTCACGGCTGCGCTGCAGCACTACACCTCCCTGGATGAGGGACATCCGGTGTTGGTGGAAGCGGTAAAGCAGTACCATCAGATGTAATTCCAGCGTCACAGATTGTGATATTACAGATTATGGATCCGTAAGGGGATACAGGTTTAAAATGCGCAGCAGTCAGATCTTAATTATCTGTTTATATAGAATTATAGATATACGGATTTAATCATGGATCAATGAATATATGATGAAAAAGAGCGAATGATTGCGGCAGCTGTATTAAAACGAATGGCTTTCAACAGAGCGGTTTGTCACCACAGTTAGGTCTGTTCGCGAACGAAGCTGTCCAAACAACGCTGGCAGATGCATGATTTACGACGCTGTTCAGCTGGAATACGCTCAAACACACCTTCTGGGAATGAAGCATGATTGCACCAGCATTCCGAATGCGGCTTACCAGCGGCGTAGGCGCAGCCGTTGCGATCCCCGCAGAGTGGGCAGACAAGTACATGGACTGGTTTACTTTGATGGCTGCCTTGTTGGTTATATACGCTCGTTTGCTTAGGCATGGTCTGTTCCCCTCCTTCATATGTTCAATCTGGACGACGATAATCAGATGTGTTCAGTATACCAGACATAAGCATCAAACCAATACTGTTATAGACGTATGCGCGAATGCAGCCAGGTTTTTAGATATACCACCGTATCAAGACTTCATCGTAAAAGCAGCTAATCATATGCTCGATCTCATCTTATAGAATCAGCCTAAATGATACATCCATTTAGGCTGATTCGTGTTATTTCATTCTTCCGGTGGCAGTTCAATCTGCAGACCTTCGACATGTTTGCGTCCCATCAGTTTTCGCTTTTTACGGTTTTCCTTACTTTCGAATACGATGTCCAGATCATATTGTTCTGGATACAGCATATCAGCGGAGATGTGCAGCCTCAGGCGTTTCTTGTGAATCTTGACTTTGCGCCCCCGAATCATAACCCCGATCTGACCTCGGTTGTCCTCTTCATCACTTACAATGCCGGCTTGATCCAGATAGGCTGCATAAACACGATCCCCTTTACGAAATGCCCGAACTGGGACTGGTGCCGTGTTCGCGTCGGAAGACGTATCTTCCGTAGGAGTGCTGTGTCCTTTAGAAGCATCGGTAACTCCCTCAGGCACAGCACATTCCTTTGGAGCTTTAAGCTTATTAGAATTATCCTGCTGTATACTGGCGGGGTTAGGATTGGTTATTTCGTCGTTATTCTGTGACTGTACCTCTTTCTGTTCGGTTTGCAGGCGATTTTTGCTCCAACGTTGATCTGCTGCAGCCTTCGAACGATCGATGATATGCTTGGGCATGCCGAGCTTCAGTGCGATGGAATAAGCGTAGCTCTCCCCGGCTTCCCCGATTCGAAGGCGATACAGGGGCTGCAGGGAGACGGTATCAAACTCCATACGTGCATTTTCAAAACCTGGTGTGGCTGCCGCAAAATGCTTGATTTCTCCGAAATGCGTTGTAGCTGCAACCGTGGCTCCGCGGCTGTGAAGTTCCTCCAGCATGGCGATCGAGAGCCCAACGCCTTCTCCAGGATCTGTGCCTGATGCCATCTCGTCAATCAGGACAAGCGTAGAAGAATTTGCCTGTTCCAGTATTGCAATCATATTCCGAATATGTGCGGAGAATGTGCTGAGAGCCTGTTCAAGACTTTGACCATCCCCAATATCCACGGCGATTTGCTCATACACAGCCATTTCACCGCCTTCGTCTACAGGAACCAGCAGTCCGGATTGCATCATTAGCGTGAGCAGCCCCAGTGTCTTGAGAGCAGCGGTTTTGCCGCCTGTGTTCGGACCCGTAATGATAAGTGATGAATAAGAGTATCCAATGGAAAAATCAAGTGGAACCATCGACGCCCCCATCAGGGGGTGTTTCGCTCGCCGCAGGTTAACCCTGCCGCTGCTGTTAACACGTACGGATCGCCCGTCTATGGCCGCTGCATACTTGGCTTTTGCAAATAGAAAATCCAATATGCCGACGGTTTCCGTATTAAGTGAAATCTCGCGGCTGTAAGATTCAGTCAGAGAAGTCAGGTCACCAAGGATTTTCATCTCTTCTCTCGATTCCTCAGCTTGCAATAGAGTCAGTTCCATCTGCAGACCTGCCAGCTCGGCGGGTTCAATATATACGGTTTGGCCGCTGCCCGATTCATCGAGTACACTGCCTTTGACATGTTTGCGGAATTCTTTTTTGATGGGCAGTACGGTCCTTCCATTACGCTGGCTGACGACCTGCTCCTGCATAATCGAACGGTGTCTGCTAATTAAAGCATCCAGTCTGCGCTTCATCCGTTCCTCATTCACACTTATTTTTTTACGGATTCGGACGAGTTCTTTGCTGGCTTGATCCTGTATGCGTCCGCTGTGGATACAGCGTTCGATCTCGCCTCGCAGGGTGTCGATGAGCATCATGGAAGATGAATATCGACTGACAACCGGAGCGATGCCGGATTTGCTCTCCATATACTTCATGAGCTGCGCACAACTGCGGATAAATTGGGCGAGATGACTGAAGTCACGTTCACTGAACAGATATCCGGTACCGAGCAGATCGATGATATTTTCCATGCCCTCCAGTGAAGGGATCGGCACACTTGCCCCAAAACGGACAAGAGCCGCCGCTTCTGCGGTTTCGTCCAATCGCATCTGAATCAGATGAGCATCGTTCATCGGTTTGAGTTCCCCTGCGTAACGTTTGCCCAGATAGGAAAGGGCATAGTCTGCAATGTTTTTTTGAATATGATGGAAGCCAAGAGTGGTTAAGGTTTGTTCGTTTGAACTCTTGATATCTGTCGCCATGTTATGGTTGTTGTTCACGTCTAAATCTCTCCTTCATGTAAAATGTTTTTTTGCTTTATTGAAAAATATTCCTCATTGAAAACACAAAAAGGGCGGAGAATGAACAAACGTCATTCTCCGCCCTGTACGTATGGGAAAGCAGAGTCCATATAGGGTCTATACCAAAAAAATCCGCGCTGAACACAGCGCGGAAATAGACCCGGACATAGGCAATCCCGGAGGCGATGTTTGATTCCGCTGTTCTTAACTAAGTACAGGGATCTGGCGCATCATGAAATACACATATGCCATATGGGCACAAGCGTCATGAAAGGCCATACTCCTGAATATGAAACTTGATTAGTTAAGAACGCTCACCGACATCAAAATCTCTCCTTCGACCTGAGGAATTATAGTAGTAATATAAACTGGAAATCACTTCAAGTCAATGGTTCAGAATAAAGATGTAGACTTGATTAAGAATGGGTTTTAAAATAACAATAGTAATTTAATCCAATGAAAGCGATTTTATTAGAAAAGGGAGATGCTCTGCTTGCCTAAATATTTACTGCGTCTGCTCTGCTTTACGATGATTCTTGGGGCCCTGCCGGTCATTGTGATTGGTTCCGTTTCCTATACGATTGCTTCGCGTGATATCGAACAGAAGGTGCGGGAGAGCAATCTTCAAATATTACATCAGACCCAGATGCGAGTGGAACAGGTATTACGAAGCTTACAGCTGTCCGCGATCCAGTACGTCAATTCACCCTTGGTGCTGCGGTCAATGAAGCAGCCGCTTGACAGCAGCGAATTTCAGGAAATTCGTGATCTGACATCTGGGTTCAACAACCTGCAGGCCGTGACAAGCATCGATCAGGCTTACCTCGTGAATCTTGATGAGGACTGGGTCGTATCCATGCGTTCATTTGGCAGGCTGAATGACTTCAGCATTCGAGACCGGATCGGAACTTATCTTACATACACCAACAGTTTGTTCTGGGTGACTCAAAATAAAAGTTCATCCAAAGAGAGTGTACCTGTATCGGCAGGCATGGGAGAGGCTTTAACAGAACAGGCGCCAGCCATGATCTCTTCTGATAATGTAGTCAGCATGGTTTTTAAAATTCCAATGGTTCCGACAAACGTTAAACCCAAGGGGTTTCTTGTCATCGATATTGCAGATGCCGAGCTGAGCAGCTTTTTGAGTCGAAATCCGAATTCAGGTGATCTGTATGTTCTGGACAAGGATCAAAGATATTTTTTAAATGACACGAATTATGGAAATAAATACGACCTGCTGAACAAAGATATTCAGGAGACGGTTCGGACGACAGGGGAAGCACAAGGTTTTTTCAGTGCAGAAGTGGAGGACAAACCCGTAGCCGTCAGCTATAGGCAGTCGCCGCTAAATGGCTGGTTATATGTATCGGTTGTATCCCTTGGCCAGATCACAGCCCAGTCGCAAAAAATTGCCGTGGTCACCGGGGTGGCCACGTTGATTATGTTATGTGTCACAGGGCTTGTAGCGATATACGGCAGCCGGCGCATGTATTCACCGATCTCAAGACTGCTGCAGTTTACGAAAGCGCTGGATTCACCGCTTCCTCCATCAGGACGCCGTCAGGATGAGTTCATCTATATCGAAGAACGATTATCGACACTGTTTAGTTCAGAAAAAACGATGCGTGAGCAGATGAAAGGGCAGCATGTCCACCTTCAGGAGTTTTTTATGACCAAGCTGCTGACAGGCAGGATATCGGAAGAGGACTTCAGATACCAGAGCGACGTGTACGATTTTCCGACGGGTTGGTCCCATCTGGGTGTACTGATGCTGCAGATCGATACACTTGAAGGCACGAGGTATGAGGAACAGGACCGGGATTTGCTGCTGTTTGCGGTCAACAACATGGTCGGTGAGCTGCTGCCTTCTGCAATCCGGTTTACACCTGTCATGCTGGATGATGCGCAGGTTACTGTACTTGCTTCTGAACTGGACGATGAAGTGCAGCTGAAGGAGTGGATGCATACACAGGCGGATTGGATTCGTGAACGAATCGTAACATATCTGAACCTGCCGGTAAGCATAGGCATTAGCCGGGCATACTCCCGCATTGGAGATACGCCTAGAGCGTATCAGGAGAGCAGGCAGGCTCTGCAGGGAAGAGTCAGCCTGGGCAGCCGTATCATTTTACACTACGAGGATATCCAGCCAAGAGGTCAGATGGAAGCTGCGCTGTATACGCAGCTGCGAATGATCGAAGATCAATTAGCCTCTGCACTCAAACAGGGGGACGAAGAGAAAACAGATACCTATTTCACACAATATTTAGGGCTGCTTGCGGACAAGAAACTTCATTTCAGTGAGTATCCGGTCATCATGGTACAGCTGTTGTCACGAGTATATCAATTGGTTCAGGAGCAGGGCGGGGATGTGGCGGAAGTGCTGGGAGAGAAGGCTTCCATGGCCTATCTGCTCAAGCTGTCTACTTTAGACGAGATGACGAACTGGTTCCGCAAGCGATTATTTCGGCCTGTGATTCGTTTTTGGAAAGAGCAGGAGGAGTCACAGTACATGAATATCGCCCGCCGGATGATTCGACTGATTGAAGAGCGGTATGACCGGGACCTGTCACTGGAGGCCTGTGCGGAAGAACTGAACTTCCATCCCGTCTATTTGAGCCGGGTATTCAAGAAGGAAGCAGGCGTTAATTTTACCGAATATCTTGCCGAGTACCGGATGGAAAAAGCCAAAACATGGCTGCAGACAACCGATCTGAAAATAGCGGAAATCGCCGAAAAATTAAATTATACGAACCCCACGGCATTTATCCGTACATTCCGCAAAATAACAGGAACAACTCCCGGCAAGTACCGGGAGCAGCAGCGATAGAGCAAAAAACCACATGGCCTGCTCTGCCCACCACGGCAGGCAGGCTTTTTGGCATTCGGCTTGAGGGTGTTCCAGACGAAGCGTCTGTTCAAAAGGCTGAGTTAAACCGGGAACATCCAGGTTAAAAGCGGTCCATTATGTGTAATATCCTGCACTCAGAAAACGCTGAAACCCTTGATAGCCAAAGGAAAACAAGAAGCTAAAACGAGATGATAGCCAGTGATTGCATTTATCCGCCACAATGGAGACATGAATTCAGGAAGTGATCTTTTGTAATCGTTTCCAACGTGGGGAGGAAGACACTATGAAAGCCGAAACGGCGGCTCGGACACGTCCCGCTGCCCGCAGTGACAAAAACCTGCTGTGGAGGGACATCATCAAAAATCGGTGGCTGTATATTATGCTGCTTCCGGGAGTGCTTTACTTTGTTATTTTTAAATACATACCGATGTATGGCATCACGATGGCTTTCCAGGATTATACGCCGTACAAAGGCATTCTGGGGAGCGATTGGGTAGGATTCAAACACTTCCAGCGTTTCTTTGGAGAACCGCAGTTCTGGACATTGTTCCGAAATACGTTTTTGCTTGCGATCTACAATCTGGTTTTCTTTTTTCCACTGCCAATCGTACTTGCCTTGATGATGAATGAGGTCCGGCGGGAGCGATTCAAACGATTCGTACAGACATTGGTTTACGTGCCGCACTTTGTTTCCTGGGTTGTTGTAGTCGGTGTGTTCTACATGCTGTTTACGACCGAAGGCGGCGCAATCAACGAACTGCTCTATAATCTGACGGGACAAAAAATTGCTTTCCTGCTTGAACCGGGATGGTTCCGCACGATGATTGTAGGACAATCCATCTGGAAAGAGGTAGGGTGGGGTACGATTATCTTCCTGGCTGCACTCTCTGGCGTAGATACACAGCTCTATGAAGCTGCCCGCATTGACGGGGCTAACCGCTGGCGCCAGACCTGGCACATTACGCTGCCGGCCATTCGCAGTACCATCATTATCCTGCTCATTTTGCGTCTGGGTCACTTCCTGGACACAGGCTTTGAACAGATCTTTCTGATGCTGACACCTACCAATCGTGATGTCGGCGAGGTGTTTGATACCTACGTGTACACGAAGGGTCTTACTCAGGCACAGTACAGCTATAGTGCTGCTGTCGGATTGTTTAAGTCGGTTGTCGGTCTTGCGTTGGTGCTTGGTGCCAATACGCTGGCCAAAAAATTCGGGGAGGAAGGCGTCTATTAACGCAGCTTAGGCAGACGCTCTTCATCAGACAGGAGTGAACATTAGATGCAGCAGGACAAAACATGGGGCAACCGAATCTTTGATTTTATGAATCATGGTTTCCTGTTATTGATTGGAATCGTAACTGTAATTCCTTTTATTTATATTTTGGCTGTTTCGTTTACCAGCCCGCATGAGGTGGCTAAAGGCGGATTTATTCTTTTTCCAAAAGAGTTCTCCTTGGCCGCTTATCGTTACATTTTTTCCACGGATACATTGATACGCAGTCTCGGTGTGTCGATCTATATTACGGTTGTTGGCACACTGATTAACCTGCTTGTTACGTCACTTATGGCTTACCCGTTGTCCAGAAAATATCTGCGCGGACGTCAGCCGATCCTGCTGGGAGTGCTGTTCACAATGCTGTTCAGCGGCGGTATGATCCCAACGTATTTTGTCGTAAAATCCCTGCATCTCACGGATACACTGTGGTCTCTGATGCTGCCAACGGCGATCAGTGCGTTCAACCTGATTGTGCTCAAAAACTTCTTCCAGGCCATCCCGGACGAACTGGAAGATGCCGCTAAAATCGACGGGTGCAACGATGTCAGCGTATTGTTCCGCATTGTGCTTCCGCTGTCGATGCCAGCGATGGCCACCTTCTCGCTTTTTTATGCGGTAGCACATTGGAACAGCTTCTTCAGCGCCGTCATCTACATCAACGATAGTGAAAAGTGGCCAGTCCAAGTCTGGCTGCGTGAGATTGTTATTCTTGCACAGAGCCGGATCGGGGATACCAGCATTGAGGAAACCGAAATCCAGCCGCTTACCATCCGCATGGCCGTTATCGTGTTCTCTACCATTCCGATTATGCTTGTCTACCCATTCCTGCAGAAGCATTTCGCCAAGGGAGTGATGCTTGGTTCGGTAAAAGGTTAACATGGGGCAGTCCACCGGCATGAAGTGCTTTCGAGAAAGCAAAGAGATGCTGCTTCCTGTGGTGAGGACTGAAGAGCTGCAGGAACGGAGAACGGACATATGTTTTAAATTCTGAAGCTGCAGTTGTATGTCAATGCGATTGTATATCAAAGGGAGGTTTTCATGAGATGAGAGCAGTAAAAAAGAAAGCCGTGGCTGTTTTGAGTACACTGGCTCTAGTGAGCGGGTTGCTGGCAGGATGCGGATCGGATGAAGGCCAGGCCGCCGAAGGCGGCATGCAGAACGTATCCATTGCTATTGCACAGGTAGGTGACGTGCCAAGCAAAGGCAATGAAGTTCAGAAAAAAATCGAAGAGTATACCAACACCAAGCTGGATATCCAGTGGATTCCGGCCTCGGCTTACAATGACAAAATCAATGTTATGATTGCCTCCAGCGACATGCCCAAAATCGTCAAGGTGCAGTATAACCCAACGGTGACCAGTGCAATGCGGAATGACGTGTTTTGGGAAGTAGGACCTCTGCTGAAGGATTACAAAAACCTTTCTGCCCAAAATGAACGTTTCTTCAACAACATCAAGGTTGAGGGTAAAATCTACGGCGTGCCTGTATTCTCTGATATTGCACGGGCAACGGTTATCTACCGTAAGGACTGGTTCGATAAGCTGAATCTGAAAGTACCAACAACACCGGATGAGTGGTACGAAACGATCAAAACGCTGTCCACTTCCGATCCAGAAGGCGACGGGCAGGCGAGTACTTTTGGACTGATGCTGTTTAAAAAGTATAACGAAGACCAGTATTCCTTCACGACACGGCTTGGTGTAAGTTTCGGTGCGCCGAATAAGTGGAAGGTTGAGGATGACGGCAGCTTCACCCCTGAATTCATGACACCGGAATATATGCAGGTGCTGGATCTGTTGAAGCGGCTGTATGAAGAGAAGCTGCTCAACCAGGATTTTGCCGTATTCGATTCAACGGAAGCGGAGAAAAAGTATGATTCCGGCGTAGTTGGTATGCGAGTGGGTGTGGCGCAGAACGGTAAAAGTCAGCAGGAACGTCTGTCCAAAAATAATCCGGATGGCGTAGTGGATATTGCGGGTCTGCTTGGACCAAACGGTGACCGGGTAGCTGGACAGACAGGTAATTCAGGCATCCTGGCATTCCCGAAAGCAGCAGTGAAATCAGAAGAAGAGCTGAAAAATCTGCTTTCGTTCATCGATAAACTGATGGACCCGGAGATGGCCACGCTGCTGATGCGTGGTGTGGAAGGCAAGCATTACGCTAAAGTTGGAGATAACGAGGTGGAAATGAGTGACTTTGATGCCTTCCAGCGTGAAGTGAAACCTTATCGTGACAACTTCCCTTATATTGAAGGCTACAATGTGCCTAAACTGAAAGATACCGAGCTTGGGGAGAAAGGCACAGCACTGGTGAAAGAACTGGCAGAACATGCTGTACCCAATCCTGCTTTGACGCTGTATTCCCCAACATATG harbors:
- a CDS encoding BglG family transcription antiterminator, with the protein product MSITKRQREIVEFLLEHPHEVTAGEIAVEVKVSTRTVHRELLMIEQWLEPLGMRLEKKSGTGIRIDSGSDDLSTLRQQLEGHEYIEFTPEERKLFMLCILLDEAEPVKLLALASDLKVTVSTVTNDLDDLESRIQQAGLRLVRRRGYGVKITGSEAIYRRAIAALAIEVLDESDLFGRQPDQSSSIVNQKLLSMIGHGDVLTIENALWQPDIEWLEKIPERQYMKLLIQLSAAVVRIRKGFSIGRSLSGPRMNAAAGQSAEQVEPRVPGFMASRLCSVLSSQLEVSFSEEEQAYFHQLLVDTEQLLHSSRLLPIDDLILMDRVHSLIDQMQERTDYAFQEDRLLREGLIAHMVPVMERLEGHQVIRNPLLQQIRKDYDLLFEQVKKSVLQAWPGADVPDEEIGFLVMHFGASIERLRALKQEIRAIIVCSSGIGSSRMLSSRLSKEFPEIRIIDSVSWYEAARMPAEEYDLVLSTVDLPMEEEQYYKVSPLLTAEESERLRHFIKTRTLRRQHHKAHAGRRNETAERYSDSDGMEATLLEIVRIIGQFQVYALDNAHLDFAQSVLAMCTSAHRSGVLKDPGEVAKLLEVREAMGSQKIPGTRLALFHTRSESIYRPSIHLFQLEEPLLRTMDDPEGVSEVLLMLGPKALSKESLEVLSEISALLLQEEMVSLLGRGNRDDIIHYLSRELVGFYRSKNEMGGQ
- a CDS encoding PTS sugar transporter subunit IIA, whose protein sequence is MSMLTTDKVIMNATAQDKYEAIRMAGQMLKDAGHITAEYIDKMLEREEIVSTYVGNGLAIPHGTKESKAFILSTGISVIQFPQGVDFGEEKAYMVIGIAAQGGEHMEILTSIAVICAEEENMEALRHAKTASEVITILESEMEL
- a CDS encoding mannitol-1-phosphate 5-dehydrogenase is translated as MKALHFGAGNIGRGFIGLILSRAGYAVTFSDVNQELVNALQQRGEYTVELANENKDQEMVSGVKAIDGRELQTVAETVVEADLITTAVGVTVLKRIAPGIAEGLEQRRRAGPVQKPLHIIACENAIGGSAQLKDHVYALLDEQARAFADQYVYFPNSAVDRIVPIQNHEDPLHVQVEPFYEWVVDRSQMAPAFKPIDGIIYVEDLEPYIERKLFTVNTGHCAAAYIGYVNGYDTIQKAITDENVKSVVYGILQETGRVLVKRFGFNPEEHEQYIVKILGRFVNPYLTDEVTRVGRSPIRKLSPNDRLVRPALLAHAEGMEVTYLAKAMAAACRFNAADDHEAVELQSMIREKGVTAALQHYTSLDEGHPVLVEAVKQYHQM
- a CDS encoding cysteine-rich CWC family protein; the encoded protein is MPKQTSVYNQQGSHQSKPVHVLVCPLCGDRNGCAYAAGKPHSECWCNHASFPEGVFERIPAEQRRKSCICQRCLDSFVREQT
- a CDS encoding DNA mismatch repair protein MutS, which gives rise to MATDIKSSNEQTLTTLGFHHIQKNIADYALSYLGKRYAGELKPMNDAHLIQMRLDETAEAAALVRFGASVPIPSLEGMENIIDLLGTGYLFSERDFSHLAQFIRSCAQLMKYMESKSGIAPVVSRYSSSMMLIDTLRGEIERCIHSGRIQDQASKELVRIRKKISVNEERMKRRLDALISRHRSIMQEQVVSQRNGRTVLPIKKEFRKHVKGSVLDESGSGQTVYIEPAELAGLQMELTLLQAEESREEMKILGDLTSLTESYSREISLNTETVGILDFLFAKAKYAAAIDGRSVRVNSSGRVNLRRAKHPLMGASMVPLDFSIGYSYSSLIITGPNTGGKTAALKTLGLLTLMMQSGLLVPVDEGGEMAVYEQIAVDIGDGQSLEQALSTFSAHIRNMIAILEQANSSTLVLIDEMASGTDPGEGVGLSIAMLEELHSRGATVAATTHFGEIKHFAAATPGFENARMEFDTVSLQPLYRLRIGEAGESYAYSIALKLGMPKHIIDRSKAAADQRWSKNRLQTEQKEVQSQNNDEITNPNPASIQQDNSNKLKAPKECAVPEGVTDASKGHSTPTEDTSSDANTAPVPVRAFRKGDRVYAAYLDQAGIVSDEEDNRGQIGVMIRGRKVKIHKKRLRLHISADMLYPEQYDLDIVFESKENRKKRKLMGRKHVEGLQIELPPEE
- a CDS encoding helix-turn-helix domain-containing protein — translated: MPKYLLRLLCFTMILGALPVIVIGSVSYTIASRDIEQKVRESNLQILHQTQMRVEQVLRSLQLSAIQYVNSPLVLRSMKQPLDSSEFQEIRDLTSGFNNLQAVTSIDQAYLVNLDEDWVVSMRSFGRLNDFSIRDRIGTYLTYTNSLFWVTQNKSSSKESVPVSAGMGEALTEQAPAMISSDNVVSMVFKIPMVPTNVKPKGFLVIDIADAELSSFLSRNPNSGDLYVLDKDQRYFLNDTNYGNKYDLLNKDIQETVRTTGEAQGFFSAEVEDKPVAVSYRQSPLNGWLYVSVVSLGQITAQSQKIAVVTGVATLIMLCVTGLVAIYGSRRMYSPISRLLQFTKALDSPLPPSGRRQDEFIYIEERLSTLFSSEKTMREQMKGQHVHLQEFFMTKLLTGRISEEDFRYQSDVYDFPTGWSHLGVLMLQIDTLEGTRYEEQDRDLLLFAVNNMVGELLPSAIRFTPVMLDDAQVTVLASELDDEVQLKEWMHTQADWIRERIVTYLNLPVSIGISRAYSRIGDTPRAYQESRQALQGRVSLGSRIILHYEDIQPRGQMEAALYTQLRMIEDQLASALKQGDEEKTDTYFTQYLGLLADKKLHFSEYPVIMVQLLSRVYQLVQEQGGDVAEVLGEKASMAYLLKLSTLDEMTNWFRKRLFRPVIRFWKEQEESQYMNIARRMIRLIEERYDRDLSLEACAEELNFHPVYLSRVFKKEAGVNFTEYLAEYRMEKAKTWLQTTDLKIAEIAEKLNYTNPTAFIRTFRKITGTTPGKYREQQR
- a CDS encoding ABC transporter permease subunit, with product MKAETAARTRPAARSDKNLLWRDIIKNRWLYIMLLPGVLYFVIFKYIPMYGITMAFQDYTPYKGILGSDWVGFKHFQRFFGEPQFWTLFRNTFLLAIYNLVFFFPLPIVLALMMNEVRRERFKRFVQTLVYVPHFVSWVVVVGVFYMLFTTEGGAINELLYNLTGQKIAFLLEPGWFRTMIVGQSIWKEVGWGTIIFLAALSGVDTQLYEAARIDGANRWRQTWHITLPAIRSTIIILLILRLGHFLDTGFEQIFLMLTPTNRDVGEVFDTYVYTKGLTQAQYSYSAAVGLFKSVVGLALVLGANTLAKKFGEEGVY